The Rhipicephalus microplus isolate Deutch F79 unplaced genomic scaffold, USDA_Rmic scaffold_67, whole genome shotgun sequence genome contains the following window.
ACGAGCTGTCAGTGTGATCACGAACGCGGACTCGTGGCGTCATCCCGCGGTGGCCGCCGtaagtatgcgcggccgtccgcgACTATATCGATGAAACTattaggttgactaattaaccagtttcattatcctaacatgtccacatagttatatacgtataaaatcataaTATTGCTCTactctaagaataaattcgtttatgtaaataattgtatgcattacattaagcaccacactttcctaggctgtcagtaatctttctgttatacctccattattccaaatctgaacagtaatttttaaaaccactcgattcttggccaatcccccatagcgGATATGCGCCACTACCGATAGgtgaacagcagcagcagcagcagcaacaacaacaacaacaacaacaacaacaacaacaacaacaacaacaacaacaacaacaacaacaacaacaacaacaacaacaacaacaacaagtatGCAGTCACGATGCTTGAAGCGGCCACTGGCCATGGATTATGGGTTCACGGTTCAATCATTTGTGGTTTATGGAATCACGTCAAGTGGGAACGACTTCTAGCCGCCTGAGAGAAACAACTGAAAATTCTAGGTCACGCGCTGTGCTCAATGTTTGGCTCACTGTTCTCAGGAGCCTTGACTACTGATCGGCTaatttttctgaccatgctgaaaacgTGTTGCAGCTGGGCCACTCTAAAGTCAATTTTCCCATGGTGCACCTACCGACATCGTCACTAGCTTGACGTCCAGCTACATAATTAATTTTGGTGATCTCACATGAAGTCTGGCTAGTTGCGATGACGTTAGGTACCAAAACTTCCGAAATGGCCGCTTGCAAGTCACCGAAACATTAAAAATGGCTGACATCTAGCATGAGCTCGTGACGTGAAGGTCATACCGTGTTGTGACGTCAGGGTCATATGCGAGTGCAAGACCCCCCTTACGAGAGAGGCGATGGTTCCTCGCAGCACCCCCTCCCTATAAAGTCcatgtatggggctgacttcgTGCTGCCGACTCCTCTTAGGTGActgagggggaagggggggggtccTGCCCCCTCCCCCTTTGTGCACACACTTCTGGTTAGGGTACAGTAGAGACCAATGGTTAGTTTTGAAGACATACCGTAATTACTTTTGCAGGTGCTTTCACGCTTAGCAGTACATAGTCTAGGCTCTTCGCGACTTGGCCTTTCATTTGACACAATTTAGTGCCCCTAAGAAAGGTGCACCGAATTGTGAAGCTCTGCGTACTGACAGACGTTCACAAATGGGCCGGGCAAGCATGTAATGTTTTATTTCAAGGCTAGTTTTGCCTGATCATTTTCAACGAGAATGTTCCCAGGCATGTATCTCCTTGTTAAAATTTGCTTAAAATAAATCATTAGTGCAGTTCCTTAACCTTTTAGATGCTGTTCAATTCAAAGGCCCGAAATGTCCAGAGAAAGCACTTTCAGGCGAAACAAAAATGTGTTTGCACTTGAAGCAGCCGCAAGCATGCATAGGGGAGGCAAAGTATTTAGACGAGGCAAAGTGTCATCGcagaaccctccccccccccccccccagcactcCATTCCCTCTGGTCGAGACCAAAGAACAACATGCTCCAcaatggatgaaaaaaattaaacaaaagaaAGCGATAATTTGATTCTCAAAATGAGCACCCTGGCTTTTCTGTAGTAAAGATGGGAAGTACACAATTCTTGGAGTGCAACATCACAGACCTTCGGCCATCATTATCGTTGAAAACCCGCGTTGCCTCAACTTATTAAACCTGTGAGGCAAACTCTGTGGCCCCCTCCCCCTGCCGTCCCCGTGCTTATAGAAGCATTCTTACGTAGCAGGAAAAAAACATATGTAAAAGACAATACATTTTGTACAAACTAAAATGTAAGTTTATTTCAAGaacaatttatttacagaatTCACTGGTAGCCCAGTAAGAGACGAAAAAGAAATGAAGATATGCAGTGAGAAAATTACTTTAAAGATTGCAGAGAACTCGGCTTGAGGATGACTCCCTTAGTCTGCTGCTCTGTGCAAACGGGGTGAAACAAAGAGAATCGGGAGAGACGATTAATAAATAAGTTATTTACATTTATTGAAAGTAGGAGAGCAGTTTGGTTTCACAGTGCAAGAATCGGAAGTGTACGTTAATCTAGGAGTTTCCTGTAATATACAGTTGCACTTTTCTATATCTAAAATACATACAGCCAGAACACAGGCCGATGGCGGCACATGTAGGTACCGTCAGGGACAAATGTATTGTCAGCAAGAAACTACAAAGTACAATAGGTTCTGTGAGCGATAACTCAAGAGCACAATCTTGGGTCTCTAATCATGTGGTTGTAAAATATAGTTTATGCCTTAAATGATGCTGACCTTAATAGGTACTGGTGGAAGTGAAAATGAAAGAATGCATGTTAAGCCTTCATTTGTCAGTACTTCAAGTGCCAATATGATTTATCCTTTATTAGTCTCTTTGAAGAAATAAACTATTCACTTCTCTGCACTTCAGAGCTATCCACTAGTAACACTTAAAGAAATCACAAAACATTACCAACACGGTGGGTGAGTATTCTCATCCGCAACTCACCAGAGTTCAGCCAGTTACTCTGAGAAAGTTACAGATCAGGCCGTTCCTATTGTGGGGCTTTCTCAGTAAGAAATATTAGGACGTTCACCCTTGTCCGAACAACAGTGAAACCTTCTGTTCTATGGCTCCCACACTCTGCCGATGTCCCATGTTCCCTAACAACCTTCTCTCTAGCAATGTCGAAGAGGAGGATGCCATCAGAAGCACGGTACTTTGAAAGTAAGCACAGTCTATTCAGAGGACCTTGGAAAGGGTTGGGTGTCACAGTGTTCTGTCCACTATTTGGGGCCCATTTAGCGGTTACAACAGCCTCCCGGTAGCGGGTCCTGTCAGTAACTGCTCAGGATCCAATAAAGTTCGTTGTCTGTCTGCCTTTTCTACTCTTGTGTATCAATGCTACGAACTCTGTGCATCTAATTCATTTCATGTCAGGGTTGGGTGTCACGGTGCTCTGTCCACTATTTGGGGCGCATCCAGCGGTTACAACAGCCTCCCGGTAGCGGGTCCTGTCAGTAAGTGCTCAGGATCCAATAAAGTTCGTTGTCTGTCTGCCTTTTCTACTCTTGTGTATCAATGCTACTAACTCCGTGCATCTACTTTATTTCATGTCTTTTGATGTCGCACAGCTTTCAGCTGGACTAGGTTAATAAAATGCAACAATCTGAGTGTCAGCAAAAAAACTTTTGCAAATTATTTCTACGGCATTAGAAAGTTCCAAAAATTGATTCATGATCAGCTTTTGCCTCTGGAAAATTCATAGCAAGAAAAGTATATGAAAAAATGACGCCTATTTTGTTCAAACAAGAATAGGTAATGGAAACATGGAGGCTACATCCATCAATTTCAGTGTTCATAAATGACGACCGAAGAATACACAGCCTGTACAATAGGTAAAACCATGGAGTTTCCtattatacactagagggaactctggcgctagtgtctatggaagctgcaacgcacagcgcttcagcgagcatgggaatgacaggtagtacacatatttgtctaatcttcgtgcTTCTAGCtctatgtgtgttcgtgtggcttggagctgttttctcatgaaacaaaaatcagcaaatgttcagcggttgcacttcaccacctagTTATTTTAGACGTACCTTTCCAAATTGGATCACAAAATTCAAAATGGTTCGTtgttttctttgaaacaaaaccgaaacagagcaataaGAGAAgtcgcaagtacaaagactaggcaaatatgtgtactatccatcattcccatggtcgctgaacgattgcagcaacagagtcccctctagttagttTTAGTAAACTCTACCGGAAAAACCACTTGGCTATTTATTGAGAAGAATAAGTAGGCAAGAGATACTTCATATAGCATTATCCTTCTTTGTTATTCTAAGAAGAGGCATCTAACACTACCTTTTCATTTTGTGTCGATAAGCTCCAAGATCTCCATTGTGTCAAGAATGACAAAATGAAGATTAAAGAAAAGCAAGAGATGAAGTGTATGAAGTTGTAGACTATGGTAGgttcataaaaaaaaatttaagacCCAGAATGTGTGTTGTTACACTACTGCAGTCTATCTCACTTGTGCCATGTGATAATGCTGGAGAATCACACATGCAGGGACAGAATGGTTTAGTGGCATACACACCAAATAAAAGTACACAACACAAAAGCTGCTAGGATGTCGGTGGGCTTCTTAGGTGACAGAATGTGTGCCACACTTGTCTGTGATGTTTCCACATAAGGTAGAAATGGATGTTCATCAGGCTTAGAGATTGCTGAAGATAAATTCTGTTATTTGCACTAAACAATTGAGAGCTCAGCACACATGcagggaacattttttttttgttgctcaaCCACACGAATTTTTAAAACCAAGCATCCGTGACACATCTTCTGTGATAACTTCAGCCTTTGGTATCAACTATCACTCGCTCTTTATTTTCTGTGCTGATGTTTGTCTAAATCTTTCTGAAATACACTAACTGTTGCACAAGAAGCATCGTTTCATCTAGTATGCTGGCACTGATCCATTAGTGTGGAGAACGCCTGGTGAATGATGAAAATGTGATGATTGGCAATTCACCCCATTTGGTGATGCCTGGATTGCTGGCACACAAAACTCGAGAGGCTCTTTCAAGACACCATGAGAAGTCTGTTTAATACCATCTACAGAGTGGTGGGGCATAAGAAATAACACTTGTCCAAAAGCACATGCATGTCAAATAAGGCAGTTCACAAGCTCAGAGCTTGGATCATGCACATGAAGACATCACACGTAATGCGCATTACTCAGTTGCTACATTATTTGACAATAGGATAGTCACTCGCATGATGGAGAGTAAAATTATTCTCAAAACATTTTGATCATATGGAGTAAACGCATGGCAGATGTTAAAAGTTGGTCAGCTATGTTCTTGGCAATATGTGGCAATCTTAAATACTGCCCTATCTGATCCTGCACGGCACTATCTGATGAAGCTTGCCTAGGTAAAGTCTTGATCAGGTCACAACAACAAAGAAGGAACTATATCATTTCAGGTAAAACTCACAGTTGAAAATGTGACAGCAAAAACAATAATAAAGGTCCACTGTGTAATCGACACTATTAGAATGTATCCAGGCACATGTGTTGCATTCGCACGAGTGATCAAACTTTGCATGATGCTGTGATGCCCAAAAGAATCTGCTGGGCACTCTGCTGCTATTAGTTAGAAATAGGAATGTAATGTAATGTATTGTAATGTGTATCTTCCATGGTAATAAAACAGTCAGGCAAGGGCTTTCAGTGAACTTAACTCAAGTCAAATTAATGTAATGATTGCAGCTAGTTATTTGGTATAGCTGAAACATTTGTGGTAGCCTGAAACCTTTCTGAAAGATGCTGCAAGGGAGTTTCACAGCACTGATTCCAATTCAGTATCTGGCAGCGGGTAACAAGATGTTTTCTGTTCTGTGAGCAGTATGCTGGGAGTGCAGTTTGTTAAAACAGAAAATTGATTATGTTCAGCTTAGTAACAATCCTGTGCCATTCTGAACTGCGTCAGAATGCTGTGCTTCATATGCTGCCTTATTCTAACAAATTCACGGTCCTTGTAACATATCTCAATGTCACACATTTGAAGCAGTTTACACTTGCattagaaataaacaaaaacaaccgATGTTAGCATCATGGATTATTAGAGGAATTTGGAGAAAAGCAGATGTCAACAAATAGCGAGATACTCACACATAGAAGGACTACAATGCAACTTACCACAATAGCCATGGGACTAGTAGTAATACGAGGCAAGGACAACGGCAGCACAGAACAGGCTGTCCTTTGGAACAAACAGCCTCAAATTAGGTAAACGCCGTCAGACCACGTTAGTGTCACTGCACGAAAACCGCAAGACACTTACTCCATTAAAGAACTCTGAAACACAGACATCGGTGTCGGAGTCCCAAAGGCAGCGGCAAGCCATTCTGCAAAGTGAAAAACGACTTGTATGAAACGAACAGTACTACAGTGGTGGACTTAATTCGTATTGCAAAAGTTCACAGGGAAGCGCAGTTAATCAAGGGAGCGATACCTGAATGTTTCAAGGCACTGCAGTCGTTTGACCAACAAAGGTCTCCAATAGACTGTCGACCTCTGCATTTTATGTTTCGCACTTAACTACAATACAAACAATAATTACACAATACGCACAATACTTACCTTGCTCCTTCACCGCGCTGTTCGCTGATGACAACTTGCACCACGTACTTGTACCTTTCGAAACCAAGTTCTGAAATGTAATTTGAACGCACATGAGACGTCGAAAGGTAACCCATAAGGATAATATACCTTGAAGTCTTTCGCATATTCTTTGGGAGATTTCTTTCGTCCACTTAGCAACCTGACTAGGATCGTAAATTTTGTCGTCGAATTCAGTCATCAAAACGTCTTTCAAACACTGTCGGGCTACTTGAGAGGAAAACCTGCAAGCAGCAGAGCTCTTGCACATCAACGCCTATCGATACAACTTCAAATTCAAACAGATCAAGCTGAAAAGCCAGTAGAACTACGGAAACCCTTACTTTTTATCGGGCGCCAAGCGCAGCTCGTATGTGTTGGCGGCCATTTTGCTTGGGCATACGTTGTCATGACGACAGTGTGGTGGTATACATAGAGGTACGATATTCCCTCCTTGGGCTCAGCTGTTATATGGATGCATCAAGCGGGTGTCGTCGTGTTTGTTGTGACGTGTTCGAATGGTTGGCTCAGCTAGTGCGCGAGAAAACATTCATTTCTACCAGTCGCTCAGCAAGCTGTCGATGTATTACCACGCTGGTGAAGTTAGTAGGGTGATGAGTTGATTCAGCACTTCTCAACAGCCACCGCCGAGGCGATGTCGGCGAATAACGTGCTAGCTGTTGCTGTCACGCTGATGGGATGCGTGGTACCTTTTGGCATCTGTCACGGAAAAGCAGAGGACGTGCGACGAGAACGCCAACAGGAGCTCGAAGTCGTCAGCCGAATCTTAAG
Protein-coding sequences here:
- the LOC119177766 gene encoding dynein light chain Tctex-type protein 2B gives rise to the protein MAANTYELRLAPDKKFSSQVARQCLKDVLMTEFDDKIYDPSQVAKWTKEISQRICERLQELGFERYKYVVQVVISEQRGEGARMACRCLWDSDTDVCVSEFFNGDSLFCAAVVLASYYY